TGCTTATTGCAACAACAATTTGTCTAGAGCCTGAGACACTGtcttctcacaaatataatttctaatttttttggcCCTTGATAAACTTCACTAACCTATCCAAATTGTTGTGAGAAGATCCACCAGGTTTTGCAGCCTCCTCTGCCTTGGTCTTCCACTCCATTGCCttgcttttcatttctttaccTTTCTTTCCATCCATTAACACTTCCACAAGTTTCTTCACTTCATCTCTCTTTACATTGTTATCAATCTCCATCCCAACGCCCCATTCGGTGCAAGCAAATCTGCAGTTAGTCTGTTGCTCAGCGAAAAATGGCCAGCAAACCATTGGAACACCGCCACTCATACTGTCTAATGTCGAATTCCACCCCATGTGACTTAAGAACCCTCCTACGGCAGGATGCTTCAGGATTTGTTCTTGAGGACCCCAGCTTGCTAGCATGCCTCTATCCTTGGTTTCTGATACAAATTCAGCTGGCAACATTGCATTTTCGCCGATGACAAGATCAGGCCTTATAATCCATAAAAATGGTTTCTTGCTGCTGGCTAGACCCCAAGCAAATTCAATCATTTGCTGTGGAGTTATTACAGTAATGCTACCAAAATTTACGTACACAACAGAGTTTGGTTCTTTAGTATCAAGCCAATCGATACACTCTGGCTGTTCTTTCCAAAGATTAGAACCGATATTTCCCAAGTTCCTGTCTATTGGAATCTGATCAACAAGCAACTGAAGTGGACCAATAGAATAAATAGGAGGAAACATGGTGGAGAGAACATCCAAAACATCTTTCTCAAAGGCGTAGAATGTATTAAAAACGACGGCCGAAGCTCTTGAGGTTCGCTCTAATTCTCTCACCACAAAGTTGAGCATGATGTCGTTTCTGTCTGTAGTTCTAATGAAACTCGGTAGATCCCTAAAGCGAATATCTTTCATCCCTGGAATCCAATCTAAGGTCGTCTCCAAGTACCCATTTGTCAAATAGCTTGCATCTGCACGAATTACAACAGCAAATGCATCAAGTTAAGAAATGCATACACAATACcaacatatataaattctatatCAGATTTAGTCTAAGCATATACCTTTGAGAGGTGTTAAGCCCTTTTCTATAAGAGTATGGTACTGTGAATAGCCCAAAACACCACAAGAGCTCGGCGTCCAAAACAGTATTTCAGGAATTCCAAATTCTTCTGCTGCATCAAGAGTGAAGCTCATGCAAGCATCAGAGATGATACAAGTAACAGGAGGCAATGAGTCAGATGATTTGAGTTTCAAAAGCAGATTGCGAAACGGAGCTAAAGAGTTCTTGGAGGTGGAGTCACAGAGAGAAGGAATGTCTTGGGTGGCATTAGCATCTGATGGTGGAAGCCCATCAGATATTGCCTCAAAGCGAAAGTCCGGCAATCCATCAAGTGAACTGGGGCCTCTAGAATTGAGCAAGCGTCTATGGTTATACTCTGTGTTGACAAACGTTACATGGAAGTCGTTATAATGGAGAAGTTTTGCTAGTTTTACCATTGGGTTCACATGACCTTGAGCTGGATATGGAAGACAGACAACATGAGGTTTATCATGATCTCT
The nucleotide sequence above comes from Ricinus communis isolate WT05 ecotype wild-type chromosome 6, ASM1957865v1, whole genome shotgun sequence. Encoded proteins:
- the LOC8282999 gene encoding 7-deoxyloganetin glucosyltransferase, translating into MGSIVRDHDKPHVVCLPYPAQGHVNPMVKLAKLLHYNDFHVTFVNTEYNHRRLLNSRGPSSLDGLPDFRFEAISDGLPPSDANATQDIPSLCDSTSKNSLAPFRNLLLKLKSSDSLPPVTCIISDACMSFTLDAAEEFGIPEILFWTPSSCGVLGYSQYHTLIEKGLTPLKDASYLTNGYLETTLDWIPGMKDIRFRDLPSFIRTTDRNDIMLNFVVRELERTSRASAVVFNTFYAFEKDVLDVLSTMFPPIYSIGPLQLLVDQIPIDRNLGNIGSNLWKEQPECIDWLDTKEPNSVVYVNFGSITVITPQQMIEFAWGLASSKKPFLWIIRPDLVIGENAMLPAEFVSETKDRGMLASWGPQEQILKHPAVGGFLSHMGWNSTLDSMSGGVPMVCWPFFAEQQTNCRFACTEWGVGMEIDNNVKRDEVKKLVEVLMDGKKGKEMKSKAMEWKTKAEEAAKPGGSSHNNLDRLVKFIKGQKN